A genomic region of Kribbella sp. NBC_00382 contains the following coding sequences:
- a CDS encoding GNAT family N-acetyltransferase: protein MNTLPFASRGLGAHAVTISRVAENQWHAVENDLVVGRGHASRRLDGRTFVSVDTWREEIFDQLAAAMLVDQSVPLYTVVDETDRELKASWERAGFTTSRREYEFVVPTEQATVLIPSDVVIATAEEGPLRLLDKAIRAEVEAAVGWQTMPAEVLAWQGGTRPMDPSTYTVAIRDGRYAGMVRVATRTRRPRIGLVAVLAADQRHGVGCALLAQVLQTLHNKGFEAVTAEVDESNKPALALFESLGARRTGTTLELVSKEV, encoded by the coding sequence ATGAATACTTTGCCTTTCGCGTCGCGAGGCCTCGGTGCCCATGCGGTGACGATCTCGCGGGTCGCGGAGAATCAGTGGCACGCGGTGGAGAACGATCTTGTCGTCGGCCGTGGGCATGCTTCGCGCAGGCTTGACGGTCGGACCTTCGTCAGCGTCGACACCTGGCGCGAGGAGATCTTCGACCAACTTGCTGCGGCGATGCTGGTCGACCAGTCGGTGCCGTTGTACACGGTGGTCGACGAGACCGATCGCGAGCTCAAGGCCAGTTGGGAACGGGCCGGGTTCACGACTTCGCGTCGCGAGTACGAGTTCGTCGTACCGACTGAACAGGCGACCGTCCTGATTCCTTCGGACGTGGTCATCGCCACGGCCGAGGAGGGGCCGCTTCGCCTGCTGGACAAGGCGATTCGGGCCGAGGTCGAGGCCGCCGTCGGGTGGCAGACGATGCCTGCGGAGGTACTGGCCTGGCAGGGCGGCACGCGTCCGATGGATCCGTCGACGTACACGGTCGCGATCCGAGACGGCCGGTACGCCGGAATGGTCCGGGTGGCGACGAGAACCCGTCGCCCGAGGATCGGCCTGGTCGCGGTCCTGGCCGCCGACCAGCGACATGGCGTCGGGTGCGCGCTGCTGGCTCAAGTACTGCAGACCCTGCACAACAAGGGCTTCGAGGCCGTCACCGCAGAGGTCGACGAATCCAACAAGCCTGCCCTTGCACTCTTCGAGAGCCTAGGCGCCCGCCGCACGGGCACCACCCTCGAACTCGTCAGCAAGGAGGTCTGA
- a CDS encoding RelA/SpoT family protein gives MTSAVPDVVPLDPPRAPASRPVAAPSPSPVTAPPPSAQPPRIAPARVRARLARLGGTRHPNRAPMLEPLFRVVRATHPKADLAMIERAYRTAEKHHTGQLRKSGDAYITHPLAVATILAELGMTAPTLCAALLHDTVEDTDYTIAELTKDFSEEIAMLVDGVTKLDKVKYGESAQAETIRKMVVAMAKDIRVLVIKLADRLHNMRTLGFLRQEKQERIARETLEIYAPLAHRLGMNTIKWELEDLSFSTLHPKVYDEIVRLVAERAPSRDEYLASVIDQVHEDLRAAKVKATVTGRPKHYYSIYQKMIVRGREFGDIYDLVGIRVLVESVRDCYAALGVLHARWNPVPGRFKDYIAMPKFNMYQSLHTTVIGPQGKPVELQIRSFSMHRRAEYGIAAHWKYKEDPNAPAPEVGAPPTTEIGAPNEMPWVRQLVDWQRETSDPSEFLDSLRFEINNSEVYVFTPRGDVMSLPTGSSPVDFAYAIHTEVGHRCIGARVNGRLVPLESTLENGDVVEVFTSKAQGAGPSRDWLMFVKSPRARNKIKHWFSKERRDEAIEHGKDAIAKQLRKEGLPLQRLLSHETLTAVANSLRYPDVTGLYAAVGESHVSAQAVVRRLIETYGGEEGAAEDLAEGLRLPATRERRKRTARGDAGVIVKGATDVLSKLARCCTPVPGDEIIGWVTRGAGVSVHRADCANVENLQTQPERIVEVEWAPTAQSVFLVAIQVEALDRARLLSDITRVLSDYHVNILSAALTTTRDRIAKSRFTFEMGDPTHLGHVLKAVRSVEGVFDVYRVTQ, from the coding sequence ATGACTTCAGCGGTACCTGACGTGGTGCCGCTCGATCCTCCGCGCGCTCCCGCGAGCCGCCCGGTGGCCGCTCCATCGCCGTCTCCAGTCACCGCGCCGCCACCGTCGGCGCAGCCGCCCAGGATCGCGCCGGCCCGGGTTCGCGCCCGGCTGGCCCGGCTCGGCGGCACCCGGCATCCGAACCGGGCGCCGATGCTCGAGCCGCTGTTCCGGGTGGTCCGCGCGACCCACCCCAAGGCCGACCTGGCGATGATCGAGCGGGCGTACCGGACCGCCGAGAAGCACCACACCGGCCAGCTCCGCAAGAGCGGCGACGCGTACATCACGCACCCGCTCGCGGTGGCCACCATCCTGGCCGAGCTGGGTATGACCGCGCCGACCCTGTGCGCTGCCCTGCTGCACGACACGGTCGAGGACACCGACTACACGATCGCCGAGCTGACCAAGGACTTCAGCGAAGAGATCGCGATGCTGGTCGACGGCGTCACCAAGCTGGACAAGGTCAAGTACGGCGAGTCCGCGCAGGCCGAGACGATCCGCAAGATGGTCGTCGCGATGGCCAAGGACATCCGGGTGCTGGTGATCAAGCTCGCCGACCGGCTGCACAACATGCGCACGCTGGGCTTCCTGCGCCAGGAGAAGCAGGAGCGGATCGCCCGCGAGACGCTCGAGATCTACGCCCCGCTGGCGCACCGGCTGGGTATGAACACGATCAAGTGGGAGCTCGAGGACCTGTCCTTCTCGACCCTGCACCCGAAGGTGTACGACGAGATCGTCCGGCTGGTCGCCGAGCGCGCCCCGTCCCGCGACGAGTACCTCGCCTCGGTGATCGACCAGGTGCACGAGGACCTGCGCGCCGCCAAGGTGAAGGCGACCGTCACCGGCCGGCCGAAGCACTACTACTCGATCTACCAGAAGATGATCGTCCGCGGCCGCGAGTTCGGCGACATCTACGACCTGGTCGGCATCCGCGTGCTGGTCGAGTCGGTCCGCGACTGTTATGCCGCTCTCGGTGTGCTGCACGCGCGATGGAATCCGGTGCCCGGCCGGTTCAAGGACTACATCGCGATGCCGAAGTTCAACATGTACCAGTCGCTGCACACCACCGTGATCGGCCCGCAGGGCAAGCCGGTGGAGCTGCAGATCCGGTCCTTCTCGATGCACCGGCGCGCGGAGTACGGCATCGCCGCGCACTGGAAGTACAAGGAAGACCCGAACGCGCCGGCGCCCGAGGTGGGCGCGCCGCCGACCACCGAGATCGGCGCTCCGAACGAGATGCCGTGGGTCCGGCAGCTGGTCGACTGGCAGCGGGAGACCTCCGACCCGTCGGAGTTCCTCGACTCGCTCCGGTTCGAGATCAACAACTCCGAGGTCTACGTCTTCACCCCGCGCGGTGACGTGATGTCGCTGCCGACAGGATCGTCGCCGGTCGACTTCGCGTATGCGATCCATACCGAGGTCGGACACCGATGTATCGGCGCCCGGGTGAACGGGCGGCTGGTGCCGCTGGAGAGCACGCTGGAGAACGGCGACGTCGTCGAGGTCTTCACCTCGAAGGCGCAGGGCGCGGGACCGTCGCGCGACTGGCTGATGTTCGTCAAGAGTCCGCGAGCGCGCAACAAGATCAAGCATTGGTTCTCCAAGGAGCGCCGCGACGAGGCGATCGAGCACGGCAAGGACGCGATCGCCAAGCAGCTCCGCAAGGAGGGCCTGCCGCTGCAGCGCCTGCTCTCGCACGAGACGCTGACCGCGGTCGCCAACTCACTGCGCTACCCCGACGTGACCGGTCTGTACGCCGCTGTTGGCGAGAGCCACGTGAGTGCGCAGGCGGTCGTACGGCGGCTGATCGAGACGTACGGCGGCGAAGAGGGCGCGGCGGAGGATCTCGCCGAGGGCCTGCGGTTGCCGGCAACCCGCGAGCGGCGCAAGCGGACCGCGCGCGGCGACGCCGGTGTCATCGTCAAGGGCGCGACAGACGTGCTCTCGAAGCTCGCCCGCTGCTGTACGCCGGTGCCGGGTGACGAGATCATCGGTTGGGTGACCCGCGGCGCTGGCGTCTCGGTGCATAGGGCCGACTGCGCCAACGTCGAGAACCTGCAGACCCAGCCGGAGCGCATCGTCGAGGTCGAGTGGGCGCCGACCGCCCAATCGGTCTTCCTGGTCGCCATCCAGGTCGAGGCGCTGGACCGGGCTCGCCTGCTCTCCGACATCACGCGGGTCCTCTCGGACTACCACGTGAACATCCTGTCGGCGGCACTGACGACCACGCGCGACCGGATCGCCAAGTCCCGCTTCACCTTCGAGATGGGCGACCCGACGCACCTGGGTCACGTGTTGAAGGCCGTTCGCTCGGTCGAGGGCGTTTTTGACGTCTACCGGGTCACCCAGTAA
- a CDS encoding adenine phosphoribosyltransferase — translation MRSLEQVLKDGIRDIPDYPQAGVVFKDITPLLADHTGFSQVVEALAASGRDADGNVVVDKVVGIEARGFILAAPVALALGAGFVPVRKKGKLPAATYEESYSLEYGEATIEVHQDAFAPGDRVLVIDDVLATGGTLEACLRLVRRCGAEVVATSVLLELSFLPWRERLAGERVDTLVTV, via the coding sequence ATGCGTTCGCTGGAACAGGTACTGAAGGACGGCATTCGCGATATCCCGGACTACCCGCAGGCGGGGGTGGTGTTCAAGGACATCACCCCGCTGCTGGCGGACCACACCGGCTTCAGTCAGGTGGTGGAGGCGCTGGCCGCCTCGGGCCGGGATGCCGACGGCAACGTCGTGGTCGACAAGGTGGTCGGGATCGAAGCCCGTGGCTTCATCCTGGCCGCTCCGGTCGCTCTCGCCCTCGGGGCCGGCTTCGTGCCGGTCCGCAAGAAGGGGAAGCTGCCGGCAGCGACGTACGAGGAGTCCTACTCGCTGGAGTACGGCGAGGCGACCATCGAGGTCCACCAGGACGCCTTCGCGCCCGGTGACCGGGTGCTGGTGATCGACGACGTGCTCGCCACCGGTGGCACCCTCGAGGCCTGCCTGCGCCTGGTACGCCGCTGCGGTGCCGAGGTGGTGGCCACTTCGGTACTGCTCGAGCTGTCGTTCCTGCCCTGGCGTGAGCGCCTGGCGGGGGAGCGTGTGGACACGCTCGTCACTGTCTGA
- the secF gene encoding protein translocase subunit SecF, producing the protein MSKLGTIGARLHRGEVSYDFIGKRKIWFAVSIALIVISLGSLLAKGLALGIEFKGGVEYQAKVKITNSTVDDVTAAVKATNAKDLGDPVVTTVGDDQVRVQTKPLAQDDIVKVRQAIGKEVGVATDQVSNQQIGASWGSQIANKAILALIVFLVLVFGVIWAYFREPKASMAAIIALIHDVFITVGVYALIGFDVTPATVIGVLTILGYSLYDTVVVFDKVRENTRGITGSNRFTYSDATNLAVNQTIVRSINTTLIALMPVGSILVVGTVVLGTGPLKDLSLALFVGIAVGAYSSIFIAPALLALFKEREPGMQALSRRVLAKRAQLGVAAGAPVPAGAVAGAARTSDGPRVQDDRPKAASATAGAPTASSRPVRPTSGAGRPQPARKPRSKRGK; encoded by the coding sequence ATGTCGAAGCTCGGAACCATCGGTGCCCGGTTGCACCGCGGCGAGGTCTCCTACGACTTCATCGGCAAGCGCAAGATCTGGTTCGCCGTCTCGATCGCGCTGATCGTCATCTCGCTCGGCTCGCTGCTGGCCAAGGGGCTGGCGCTGGGCATCGAGTTCAAGGGCGGCGTCGAGTACCAGGCGAAGGTCAAGATCACCAACAGCACGGTCGACGACGTCACCGCGGCGGTGAAGGCGACCAACGCCAAGGACCTCGGCGACCCGGTCGTCACCACGGTCGGCGACGACCAGGTGCGGGTGCAGACCAAGCCGCTGGCCCAGGACGACATCGTCAAGGTCCGGCAGGCGATCGGCAAGGAGGTCGGGGTTGCGACCGACCAGGTGAGCAACCAGCAGATCGGCGCCTCCTGGGGCTCGCAGATCGCGAACAAGGCGATCCTCGCCCTGATCGTCTTCCTGGTCCTCGTCTTCGGCGTCATCTGGGCGTACTTCCGAGAGCCCAAGGCCTCGATGGCCGCGATCATCGCGCTGATCCACGACGTGTTCATCACGGTCGGTGTCTACGCGCTGATCGGCTTCGACGTCACGCCGGCCACGGTGATCGGCGTACTGACCATCCTGGGTTACTCGCTGTACGACACCGTCGTGGTGTTCGACAAGGTGCGGGAGAACACCCGCGGCATCACCGGGTCGAACCGCTTCACCTACAGCGACGCGACCAACCTGGCCGTCAACCAGACCATCGTCCGCTCGATCAACACCACGCTGATTGCGCTGATGCCGGTCGGCTCGATCCTGGTCGTCGGTACCGTCGTACTGGGCACCGGCCCGCTGAAGGACCTGTCGCTGGCGTTGTTCGTCGGTATCGCCGTCGGTGCGTACTCGTCGATCTTCATCGCCCCGGCCCTGCTGGCCCTCTTCAAGGAGCGCGAGCCGGGCATGCAGGCCCTGAGCCGCCGGGTGCTCGCCAAGCGCGCCCAGCTGGGCGTCGCAGCCGGTGCTCCGGTCCCGGCCGGCGCAGTGGCGGGTGCTGCCAGAACGTCCGACGGACCGCGGGTGCAGGACGACCGGCCCAAGGCCGCCAGTGCGACCGCAGGGGCACCGACAGCGTCGAGCCGCCCGGTGCGGCCGACAAGCGGTGCAGGACGACCGCAACCGGCTCGCAAGCCGCGCTCCAAGCGCGGTAAGTGA